A stretch of the Uranotaenia lowii strain MFRU-FL chromosome 3, ASM2978415v1, whole genome shotgun sequence genome encodes the following:
- the LOC129756859 gene encoding LIM/homeobox protein Awh-like isoform X2 — protein sequence MKTEFKSCGGCSEQITDRYLFEVSGCTWHGSCLRCSVCYCSLERQASCYFKDGEVYCKTDYIKKYKTSCAKCARSISPSDWVRRARNFVFHLACFACDSCGRQLSTGEQFAIIDDRVLCKTHYMELIDDGTASSEDGCDAEGNGKNKTKRIRTTFTEEQIQILQANFQIDSNPDGQDLERIALATGLSKRVTQVWFQNSRARQKKHVPRGQELFNGLRSDLNNNSSSNDSPGGTPMSEDCALSKASIFNHHGFINLMV from the exons ACCGAATTCAAATCCTGCGGCGGTTGTTCCGAACAAATCACGGACCGGTACCTGTTCGAGGTTAGCGGCTGCACCTGGCATGGATCCTGTCTGCGATGTAGCGTTTGTTACTGCTCCCTGGAACGGCAAGCCTCCTGCTACTTCAAGGATGGCGAGGTCTACTGCAAAACCGACTATATCAA aaaatacaaaaccagTTGCGCCAAGTGTGCCCGGTCGATTTCGCCCTCGGATTGGGTCCGGAGGGCGCGGAATTTCGTGTTTCACCTGGCGTGTTTTGCGTGCGATTCCTGCGGTCGGCAGCTCTCGACGGGGGAACAATTTGCCATCATCGACGATCGGGTGCTGTGCAAGACACACTACATGGAGCTGATTGATGACGGAACGGCCTCAAGTGAGGACGGGTGCGATGCGGAAGGTAACGGCAAGAACAAAACCAAGCGGATCAGGACGACATTCACCGAGGAACAGATTCAGATACTGCAGGCCAACTTCCAGATCGATAGCAATCCGGACGGGCAGGACCTGGAACGGATAGCCCTGGCAACGGGACTGAGCAAGCGGGTCACGCAGGTCTGGTTCCAAAACTCGCGGGCAAGGCAGAAAAAGCACG TTCCCCGTGGCCAGGAGCTGTTCAATGGGCTTCGATCGGATctgaacaacaacagcagcagcaacgacAGCCCCGGCGGAACCCCGATGAGCGAGGATTGTGCCCTGTCCAAGGCGTCCATCTTCAACCACCACGGGTTCATTAATTTGATGGTGTGA
- the LOC129756859 gene encoding LIM/homeobox protein Awh-like isoform X1: MKTEFKSCGGCSEQITDRYLFEVSGCTWHGSCLRCSVCYCSLERQASCYFKDGEVYCKTDYIKKYKTSCAKCARSISPSDWVRRARNFVFHLACFACDSCGRQLSTGEQFAIIDDRVLCKTHYMELIDDGTASSEDGCDAEGNGKNKTKRIRTTFTEEQIQILQANFQIDSNPDGQDLERIALATGLSKRVTQVWFQNSRARQKKHGENPFPFSSAEMRDTNQFVSFAVPRGQELFNGLRSDLNNNSSSNDSPGGTPMSEDCALSKASIFNHHGFINLMV; the protein is encoded by the exons ACCGAATTCAAATCCTGCGGCGGTTGTTCCGAACAAATCACGGACCGGTACCTGTTCGAGGTTAGCGGCTGCACCTGGCATGGATCCTGTCTGCGATGTAGCGTTTGTTACTGCTCCCTGGAACGGCAAGCCTCCTGCTACTTCAAGGATGGCGAGGTCTACTGCAAAACCGACTATATCAA aaaatacaaaaccagTTGCGCCAAGTGTGCCCGGTCGATTTCGCCCTCGGATTGGGTCCGGAGGGCGCGGAATTTCGTGTTTCACCTGGCGTGTTTTGCGTGCGATTCCTGCGGTCGGCAGCTCTCGACGGGGGAACAATTTGCCATCATCGACGATCGGGTGCTGTGCAAGACACACTACATGGAGCTGATTGATGACGGAACGGCCTCAAGTGAGGACGGGTGCGATGCGGAAGGTAACGGCAAGAACAAAACCAAGCGGATCAGGACGACATTCACCGAGGAACAGATTCAGATACTGCAGGCCAACTTCCAGATCGATAGCAATCCGGACGGGCAGGACCTGGAACGGATAGCCCTGGCAACGGGACTGAGCAAGCGGGTCACGCAGGTCTGGTTCCAAAACTCGCGGGCAAGGCAGAAAAAGCACGGTGAGAATCCTTTCCCCTTCAGTAGTGCGGAAATGCGTGATACTAATCAATTTGTGTCGTTCGCAGTTCCCCGTGGCCAGGAGCTGTTCAATGGGCTTCGATCGGATctgaacaacaacagcagcagcaacgacAGCCCCGGCGGAACCCCGATGAGCGAGGATTGTGCCCTGTCCAAGGCGTCCATCTTCAACCACCACGGGTTCATTAATTTGATGGTGTGA